The stretch of DNA ACGTCTTGTTATTAGCTGTATTGTGCCTGAGTTCAGCTCAATGAAGGGCACCAAAGATTTTGAAGGCACATCATGCACTATTGTCACTATttgaatttaaaaacatttttttttgttgtcttttcaaACTGTCTTTCCCCCGTTTTTGTCTTATTCTTtgcttcttctttctttctcattttcactgtgttcTGTCTCTTCAAGTGCAGCACAAATTCAAATCTTAGGTTGTTTTTTGAAGCAGATTTTGAATCAAaatcaattttgtttttttaataattaaaatataggcagggttttttttgccacattttGTTATGCAGATGAGTaaacatttaattacatttttctcattattttgttgtattgtattttaatgtaattctattgtatttttattttctttaattttattttattggcgTGATCTCTTTGAAAAATCACCTTTGTTAATTGATGTACGTAATTTATATTAAATTTAATAGATATTATGTTAAGAAATTAAATCGTCATTAATCCTAACAATTTATTGTAATGATTTAATTACCCTTTAAATAATCATACACTGTAGTAACTTGTTGCTTTCAAGCGTTAAATACAATACTGGCCTCTAGTGGGCATTCTTGAGCGGTACAGCCAATGTGCAATAATACCAGTTATAATGGCAATGGAAATGCTGACTTTCTATTCGTCATTTACCTTTCATTGCGCATAATAGTGGTAATTATGTTAGTAACTGTAAGAATACtttgtatattattgttataGTTCACATTTTAATTATAACAAACTTTACACCACAGAAGATCCCAAAGTGCttacagaaaatatatttttaaaactattaaaaaaaataaaataataaaaaaaaactattgctACACACATCTAAAATCAGTTAAAATAACTGGATTATAATATTATTGACCATAGctttttttcatatgattgAAACATGACAAAACAACAATTGTGTTTAGTTGCATTTATTCAACCTGCCAGCATATACACACAATAGGAATGTCATCAAATGAGGGCACAAATATGCAACTTAAACAatattaattacaaaaataccTGTAACATACTGTACCATGCTTGTGACtgcatataataattataataagtcAACGTTTAGGtataaaattatatttgtataatCTAGTAAGTCAGGAATCTTTACAAAATTGTACAGTTTTATATTAATAAAAGCAACAATGAAACAATGCTTATGGCCCAACTACATGACAAACACTACCTGTATCATGTATTTATGCATACGACATGTATATTTCTATAcagcaataataaatacagcataTGAAGTATAAACAGTGTTTCCAAAACTGAAGGGTTAGTTGGAGGAGACGACCACGTCCAGTTCTTTGACTCCATCCTGGCTGGACGTGAGACCACAGCTTCCAGACAGGGCGGCGTCGTTACAGTGACCGGCTGACCTGGAAAGGGAAGCCGGGGATGGGGGGGCTTGGACCAGCCCGGGTTTCTTAGGCGGGATGGGTGGAGGGTTCCCTCTGTCTGCCCTGGGGATGGTGGGCGACCGCACTCCTTGAGGCGCTGTGGCTCTTCCCACCACGGGCGACAAGGGGGCCGCCAGGCACCGGTAGTCCGTACCGAAGGGGGAATTGTTTGCCAGTTTCGGCGCCTGCTGCACGGTGGTGAAGCGGGACAGTGCTTGAGTGACGGTGCTGCGGGCCATCTGCTTGACCTGGATGGATTCCGGTGGAGGAGAGGTGGAGCTTGCTGGGGGGGCGTCCTTTGGGGAGAGAAGCTGGGCGGGCGCAGGCTCCAGGTCAGGGGAGCTTTGGAACTTGTGGCGAGCGGCGTGGAATCGCTGGTTGATCCCCGCCTGATAGGGAGACTGGTATCCTGCCGAGGGGGTGGGGGCGACTGCTGGGATGGAACCGCCTGGGGGGCATTTAGCATGGACAGGAGAAGCACACGGAGAGGAACACAGCGGAGCTCCAGGAGAAACATTCCCATTTGGGATCTTCTGTGGGGGGGAGCTGTTCGAACCCTCCATCACACAATGGTGACCATTGACGTCTGTCTGACCttcatcctcatcttcctcaGTGCTGGGGTCACCTTTGACCTGTGATGATGTGCTCGCCCCCTCTTGAAGGTGTGTCACCATGGTGACATCCCTCTTCTGGCTTTGCAGCTCCTCCACCTGCTGCCAAAACAGTGTGTGAGAGTCACGCCATGACCTCTGACCCCCCAACCCCAGCTAACATCTGAACGTGCATCAAAAGCAGTAGAATTCTTGCCTTTGCCACACAACCCTAATCCACCACGGCACAGTTGCAAGGCTACGAATGTGGACTTTTAGCAAGATGACAGCTTGATTTGACCTCAGCAACTTTCAGACATGTTTGGGTTgcattcaaaatcaataggattctttaaaaaaacaaaacttgcacagtaaaaaaaagcTCCGAAGTTTAGAAAGTCTGATGAGTGATGGAGAGGAGAAAAGCAATATGTCATACCTTTAACGTCTGACCCCGGCTACCTTACGCCTGTCGTTCACGATCATcgaac from Dunckerocampus dactyliophorus isolate RoL2022-P2 chromosome 8, RoL_Ddac_1.1, whole genome shotgun sequence encodes:
- the cttnbp2nla gene encoding CTTNBP2 N-terminal-like protein isoform X1 is translated as MKSKLNMDSLTKPELLMLFSILEGELEARDMVIDTLKAQRKDVFIQERYGRYDLSDPFLALQRDGETVGSQDSKDPVCSPATSNPLVVLKLVVSHCRRMQEKMLAQLAAAESRHRMVIADLEEEKRKHAEDTAEGDDVTYILEKERERLHQQLEFERGQVRRLEKEQRRMSDQLEEERAQHKQLSCALAKECKWASARALEEGHRLTELSRKLEKEREACQALKKELEEERRRALRMEARVEEQLAEFDTEREQLRSRLKKEEAHCHLLQRQQVEELQSQKRDVTMVTHLQEGASTSSQVKGDPSTEEDEDEGQTDVNGHHCVMEGSNSSPPQKIPNGNVSPGAPLCSSPCASPVHAKCPPGGSIPAVAPTPSAGYQSPYQAGINQRFHAARHKFQSSPDLEPAPAQLLSPKDAPPASSTSPPPESIQVKQMARSTVTQALSRFTTVQQAPKLANNSPFGTDYRCLAAPLSPVVGRATAPQGVRSPTIPRADRGNPPPIPPKKPGLVQAPPSPASLSRSAGHCNDAALSGSCGLTSSQDGVKELDVVVSSN
- the cttnbp2nla gene encoding CTTNBP2 N-terminal-like protein isoform X2, with amino-acid sequence MKSKLNMDSLTKPELLMLFSILEGELEARDMVIDTLKAQRKDVFIQERYGRYDLSDPFLALQRDGETVGSQDSKDPVCSPATSNPLVVLKLVVSHCRRMQEKMLAQLAAAESRHRMVIADLEEEKRKHAEDTAEGDDVTYILEKERERLHQQLEFERGQVRRLEKEQRRMSDQLEEERAQHKQLSCALAKECKWASARALEEGHRLTELSRKLEKEREACQALKKELEEERRRALRMEARVEEQLAEFDTEREQLRSRLKKEEAHCHLLQRQVEELQSQKRDVTMVTHLQEGASTSSQVKGDPSTEEDEDEGQTDVNGHHCVMEGSNSSPPQKIPNGNVSPGAPLCSSPCASPVHAKCPPGGSIPAVAPTPSAGYQSPYQAGINQRFHAARHKFQSSPDLEPAPAQLLSPKDAPPASSTSPPPESIQVKQMARSTVTQALSRFTTVQQAPKLANNSPFGTDYRCLAAPLSPVVGRATAPQGVRSPTIPRADRGNPPPIPPKKPGLVQAPPSPASLSRSAGHCNDAALSGSCGLTSSQDGVKELDVVVSSN